From one Rhodoferax sp. PAMC 29310 genomic stretch:
- a CDS encoding RNA methyltransferase, with translation MQTRFILINTSHAGNVGAAARAMKTMGFDDLVLVAPRWPNVLNREETIQRASGALDVLKNARIVATLDEALDGMSHLCATAMTPRDFGPPTVTPREHFDKLSKGELPTLVRQGPDGESDKNSGVAFLFGCERFGMSNDDVYRCHACLSIPSNPKFGSLNLGAALQVIAYEWRLALGAYPVEEATATPTLADAQQVAGMLAHWEKSLMTIGFLDPKAPKKLMPRLNQLLNRAGITLEEVNMLRGIAKSVEQSATGVKPLPKTDAPSES, from the coding sequence ATGCAAACACGTTTTATCTTGATCAACACCAGCCATGCGGGCAATGTCGGGGCCGCTGCACGCGCCATGAAAACCATGGGCTTTGACGATTTGGTGCTGGTTGCACCGCGTTGGCCCAACGTGCTCAACCGCGAGGAAACCATCCAGCGCGCCAGTGGCGCCCTAGATGTGCTGAAGAATGCCCGCATTGTGGCGACGTTGGATGAAGCATTGGACGGCATGTCGCACCTGTGCGCCACCGCCATGACTCCGCGCGACTTTGGCCCACCTACCGTGACCCCGCGCGAGCATTTCGATAAGCTATCAAAAGGAGAGCTACCCACGCTGGTTCGACAGGGGCCTGACGGTGAAAGTGATAAAAATTCTGGCGTGGCGTTTTTGTTTGGCTGTGAGCGTTTTGGCATGAGCAATGACGATGTGTACCGGTGTCATGCCTGTCTCAGCATTCCAAGTAATCCGAAGTTTGGCTCCCTGAATTTGGGTGCTGCATTGCAGGTAATCGCCTATGAGTGGCGTCTGGCGTTGGGCGCCTATCCTGTGGAGGAGGCGACCGCGACGCCGACGCTGGCTGATGCGCAGCAAGTGGCTGGCATGTTGGCACATTGGGAGAAGTCACTGATGACGATTGGCTTTCTGGACCCCAAGGCGCCCAAAAAACTGATGCCACGTTTGAATCAGCTGTTGAACCGGGCCGGCATTACGCTTGAGGAGGTCAATATGCTGCGCGGCATTGCGAAATCGGTCGAGCAGTCTGCCACAGGCGTCAAGCCCTTGCCCAAGACAGACGCACCCTCTGAAAGCTAG